From a single Kitasatospora sp. NBC_00458 genomic region:
- a CDS encoding CHAT domain-containing protein: MTDLHERVQARLLAAHSARDSAPLRAPGAADEAFALLAEAAPSPEGLVDLDMVLAVFWTFFLRHEGPDDPEAAANVLLIGATFGFLQPRVPAHVVLPPQLGESFDPADPLHDARFAHLAGAAHAELLEAPDTTGPDRLTALGSALAWSAHARSLLPQGPDSDVELSLQALRFELARFQLAADPDALAAAAHHGRVASEVLSAVSPADLDEAAAGAAALALGTVLDAARMLGDPPFAEVDRLIAAAPAGTVPPEALQTLHMVRALEADSTAWPGQFEMRIGLTLADAGVREHDAARIACAVRRLDAALAATPAGHPAHPVIAAALAEAQRALVRERADGGGGTDGGGGGDGGDGSGVTGATGPDPAVDPDAAADLVERLRELNEHLGAPPDIELEVLALTTTFDGFTVSDEQITRFRAALAVVPAEEPRRYAYVAVLASLAGVRADDLRGSDPARAARLEAEARALAREAVASAPPGLSLSGLLSGGHFHAALALAAVTAVAGDPDGGFEDPETARMATLLARFGSLGLDAPDRPGVEGTDGAGAGGAGNDRLDDRQIEALRGILADLPEEETDLRSYIAAILGIALSAEATDSRDIGAFDEVVTLLRYARTHSPENSAGIDDILARALTFLSAFRLDPEAAREAAAVLAEAAAGPADPLLPTGPEQEVLSAHTELHSALQNYVLGHDPDQLLRARQVALRLRELGAGADGRGADPRLGLDLMGDDYLNLLDAIGPGGGPVRVITDEHLERCRATFAACPPGHPRRPSTAMTLANILVQRVLKIRVDDPEEARRLIDEAGRVVDAVAPETPAGWGELMRHSLTVATDALNGTPMRSIDLTTAPGDPGEEPTDPVEALARRVMSSLLGDSAAPVADLFTASAWMRAHREIGNAAGALRRSGPGVAAALGHLEAAVELLPQVTDRGSDQRSAEHGLVSFDGDLRGIAELLLMTITVREVRARLAGLGVGREEGGAEEGTEDGAEENGTGTGTRTGTGTGTGAEVSAGAFHASGIGIVRGPDVDRTVELLERGRGLLLSRRIEARADLGALRAAHPAQAHEFERLTELLADPAATATGAVPERTRLAGLHASRDLDELIGRIRALPGFHDFLRPLDGDRLRALAADGPVVLLNQGPHYCHALVVTGRSITSLPLAPGTAELADAAQRLSAAVDAINGQGAARPSPAALVAAGATARHTLSWTWHRIVRPVLDLLGAAGPVPGSGGPWPRIWWIPTGAFHALPLHAAECTLPDCGEGGCGAALDAVVSSYVPGFQTLAHARSRAAHRETGDRAADGTAALMVAAPEDDMPGVAAAAHYAAGLLRAPAPLIGASATRDAVLRALGGTPWVHFGCHAATDPDEPSGALLHLPSGERLSVLEICRARPRAARLAFLTACGTARTPDRLSDEAIHITSAFLVAGFPEAVGTLWEIDSTHADAVTRAFYRRVTDGDGAASALALHHTVRELRARIPGRPHVWAAYVHAGA, translated from the coding sequence GTGACGGACCTTCACGAGCGGGTGCAGGCACGGTTGTTGGCGGCTCACAGTGCTCGTGACAGCGCGCCGTTGCGGGCGCCCGGGGCGGCGGACGAGGCGTTCGCACTCCTGGCCGAGGCCGCACCCTCTCCGGAGGGGCTCGTCGACCTCGACATGGTCCTCGCGGTCTTCTGGACGTTCTTCCTCCGGCACGAGGGCCCCGACGACCCGGAAGCCGCCGCCAACGTGCTCCTCATCGGCGCCACCTTCGGCTTCCTGCAGCCGCGCGTCCCCGCGCACGTGGTGCTCCCGCCGCAGCTCGGGGAGTCGTTCGACCCCGCCGACCCGCTCCACGACGCGCGTTTCGCCCACCTCGCCGGCGCGGCCCACGCCGAGCTGCTCGAAGCGCCCGACACCACCGGGCCGGACCGGCTGACGGCGCTGGGGAGCGCGCTCGCCTGGTCCGCGCACGCCCGGAGCCTGCTCCCGCAGGGCCCGGACAGCGACGTGGAGCTGAGCCTGCAGGCGCTCAGGTTCGAACTGGCGCGCTTCCAGCTCGCCGCCGACCCGGACGCGCTGGCCGCCGCGGCCCACCACGGCCGGGTGGCGAGCGAGGTGCTGTCCGCCGTCTCCCCCGCCGACCTGGACGAGGCCGCCGCCGGGGCGGCCGCGCTAGCCCTGGGGACGGTCCTCGACGCGGCCCGGATGCTCGGCGATCCCCCGTTCGCCGAGGTCGACCGGCTGATCGCGGCCGCCCCGGCCGGCACCGTCCCGCCGGAGGCCCTGCAGACCCTGCACATGGTGCGCGCCCTGGAGGCCGACTCGACGGCCTGGCCGGGGCAGTTCGAGATGCGGATCGGCCTGACCCTCGCCGACGCCGGCGTCCGGGAGCACGACGCGGCCCGGATCGCCTGCGCCGTGCGGCGGCTGGACGCGGCCCTCGCCGCCACCCCGGCCGGGCACCCCGCGCATCCCGTCATCGCCGCCGCCCTGGCCGAGGCGCAGCGGGCGCTCGTCCGGGAGCGTGCCGACGGGGGCGGCGGCACCGACGGCGGTGGCGGGGGTGACGGCGGTGACGGGAGCGGGGTGACCGGAGCGACCGGTCCGGACCCGGCGGTCGATCCGGACGCGGCGGCCGACCTCGTCGAACGTCTGAGGGAACTGAACGAGCACCTGGGAGCGCCGCCCGACATCGAACTGGAGGTCCTCGCCCTCACCACCACGTTCGACGGCTTCACGGTCTCCGACGAGCAGATCACCCGGTTCCGCGCCGCGCTCGCGGTGGTCCCGGCGGAGGAGCCGCGGCGCTACGCCTACGTCGCCGTGCTGGCCTCCCTCGCCGGTGTGCGGGCCGACGACCTGCGCGGATCCGACCCGGCCCGGGCCGCCCGGCTGGAGGCCGAGGCCCGGGCGCTGGCCAGGGAGGCGGTCGCCTCCGCCCCGCCCGGCCTCTCACTGAGCGGCCTGCTGAGCGGGGGCCACTTCCACGCGGCCCTGGCCCTCGCCGCGGTCACCGCGGTCGCAGGCGACCCGGACGGCGGCTTCGAGGACCCGGAGACGGCCCGGATGGCCACCCTGCTGGCCCGGTTCGGCAGCCTGGGCCTCGACGCACCCGACCGGCCCGGCGTCGAGGGCACGGACGGTGCGGGCGCGGGTGGTGCGGGGAACGACAGGCTCGACGACCGGCAGATCGAGGCACTCCGCGGGATCCTGGCCGACCTCCCCGAGGAGGAGACGGACCTGCGGAGCTACATCGCCGCGATCCTCGGCATCGCCCTGTCGGCCGAGGCCACCGACTCCCGGGACATCGGCGCGTTCGACGAGGTGGTGACGCTGCTCCGCTACGCCCGCACACACAGCCCCGAGAACTCCGCGGGCATCGACGACATCCTGGCCCGGGCACTCACCTTCCTCTCGGCCTTCCGCCTCGACCCGGAGGCCGCGCGCGAGGCCGCCGCGGTCCTCGCCGAGGCGGCGGCCGGCCCCGCGGACCCGCTGCTGCCCACCGGTCCCGAGCAGGAGGTCCTGTCCGCCCACACCGAACTCCACAGCGCCCTGCAGAACTACGTGCTCGGCCACGACCCCGACCAGCTGCTCCGGGCCCGCCAGGTGGCCCTGCGCCTCCGGGAACTCGGCGCCGGGGCCGACGGCCGGGGGGCGGACCCGCGCCTCGGGCTCGACCTGATGGGCGACGACTACCTCAACCTGCTCGACGCCATCGGCCCGGGCGGCGGGCCCGTCAGGGTCATCACCGACGAGCACCTCGAACGGTGCCGGGCGACGTTCGCCGCCTGCCCGCCCGGCCACCCCCGCCGGCCGAGCACCGCGATGACGCTCGCCAACATCCTCGTCCAGCGGGTCCTGAAGATCCGGGTCGACGACCCCGAGGAGGCACGGCGCCTCATCGACGAGGCCGGGCGCGTCGTCGACGCCGTCGCACCGGAGACCCCCGCGGGCTGGGGCGAGCTGATGCGTCACTCCCTCACCGTCGCCACCGACGCCCTGAACGGCACCCCGATGCGCTCCATCGACCTTACGACCGCGCCGGGCGACCCCGGGGAGGAGCCCACCGACCCCGTCGAGGCCCTGGCGCGACGGGTGATGAGCAGCCTGCTGGGCGACTCCGCCGCACCGGTCGCGGACCTCTTCACCGCCTCGGCGTGGATGCGGGCGCACCGGGAGATCGGGAACGCGGCCGGTGCCCTGCGGCGGTCGGGGCCGGGCGTCGCGGCGGCCCTCGGGCACCTCGAAGCGGCCGTCGAACTGCTGCCGCAGGTCACCGACCGGGGCAGTGACCAGCGGTCCGCCGAGCACGGGCTGGTGTCGTTCGACGGGGACCTGCGGGGCATCGCCGAGCTGCTCCTCATGACGATCACCGTCCGCGAGGTGCGCGCGCGACTGGCGGGGCTCGGCGTCGGCCGGGAGGAAGGGGGAGCGGAGGAAGGGACGGAAGACGGAGCGGAGGAGAACGGGACGGGGACGGGCACGAGGACCGGGACCGGCACGGGGACGGGGGCGGAGGTCTCGGCGGGGGCGTTCCACGCCTCCGGCATCGGCATCGTGCGCGGCCCGGACGTCGACCGGACCGTCGAACTGCTGGAACGCGGCCGCGGGCTGCTGCTGTCCCGGCGGATCGAGGCCCGCGCCGACCTCGGCGCACTCCGGGCCGCCCACCCGGCGCAGGCGCACGAGTTCGAACGCCTCACCGAGCTGCTCGCCGACCCGGCCGCCACCGCGACCGGCGCCGTCCCCGAGCGGACCAGGCTCGCCGGGCTCCACGCCTCGCGCGACCTCGACGAACTGATCGGCCGGATCCGCGCCCTGCCGGGGTTCCACGACTTCCTCCGCCCCCTCGACGGCGACCGGCTGCGCGCCCTCGCCGCCGACGGGCCGGTCGTCCTGCTCAACCAGGGCCCGCACTACTGCCACGCCCTGGTGGTCACCGGCCGGTCGATCACCTCACTGCCCCTCGCCCCCGGGACCGCCGAACTCGCCGACGCGGCCCAGCGGCTGAGCGCGGCCGTCGACGCCATCAACGGCCAGGGCGCCGCCCGGCCCTCCCCCGCCGCCCTGGTCGCCGCCGGGGCCACCGCCCGCCACACCCTGTCCTGGACCTGGCACCGGATCGTCCGCCCCGTCCTCGACCTCCTGGGGGCCGCCGGGCCCGTGCCCGGCTCCGGGGGTCCCTGGCCGCGGATCTGGTGGATCCCCACCGGGGCCTTCCACGCCCTGCCGCTGCACGCCGCCGAGTGCACCCTGCCCGACTGCGGCGAGGGCGGCTGCGGTGCGGCGCTCGACGCCGTCGTGTCCTCGTACGTCCCGGGGTTCCAGACCCTGGCCCACGCGCGCTCCAGGGCCGCCCACCGGGAGACCGGCGACCGGGCCGCCGACGGCACCGCCGCGCTGATGGTCGCCGCACCCGAGGACGACATGCCCGGCGTCGCGGCAGCGGCCCACTACGCCGCCGGACTGCTCCGGGCCCCCGCACCGCTGATCGGTGCCTCGGCGACCCGCGACGCCGTGCTCCGCGCGCTCGGCGGCACCCCCTGGGTGCACTTCGGCTGCCACGCGGCCACCGACCCGGACGAACCGTCGGGCGCCCTGCTCCACCTGCCCAGCGGCGAGCGGCTCTCCGTCCTGGAGATCTGCCGGGCCCGGCCGCGGGCCGCACGGCTCGCCTTCCTCACGGCCTGCGGCACGGCGCGCACACCGGACCGGCTCAGCGACGAGGCCATCCACATCACCAGCGCCTTCCTGGTCGCCGGCTTCCCCGAGGCGGTCGGCACCCTCTGGGAGATCGACAGCACCCACGCCGACGCGGTCACCCGCGCGTTCTACCGCCGGGTGACCGACGGGGACGGCGCGGCGAGTGCGCTCGCCCTGCACCACACCGTCCGCGAACTCCGCGCCCGGATACCCGGCCGCCCGCACGTCTGGGCCGCCTACGTCCACGCGGGCGCCTGA
- a CDS encoding S-methyl-5'-thioadenosine phosphorylase → MPTPRPASAPAPRTSAPAPQASAPAPHAELGVIGGSGLYALLDDVTEVTVTTPYGPPSDSLFVGEVAGRRVAFLPRHGRGHDIPPHRIDYRANLWALHSLGVRQVLGPCAVGGLRPEYGPGTLIVPDQFVDRTSGREQTFYDGVPLPDGSVPGVVHAPMADPYCPAGRGAVLSAARAAAWEPVDGGTLVVIEGPRFSTRAESRWFTANGWSAVGMTGHPEAVLARELALCYTSLNLVTDLDAGVESGAGVTHAEVLEVFSRNVDRLRTVLFKALEALPAERTCPCSRALDGFTPGLPGVPGLPGVPGD, encoded by the coding sequence ATGCCGACGCCCCGGCCCGCATCCGCCCCGGCCCCGCGCACGTCCGCCCCGGCCCCGCAGGCATCCGCCCCGGCCCCGCACGCGGAACTCGGCGTGATCGGCGGCTCCGGCCTGTACGCGTTGCTCGACGACGTCACCGAGGTCACCGTCACGACGCCGTACGGGCCGCCCAGCGACTCCCTGTTCGTCGGCGAGGTCGCCGGGCGGCGGGTGGCCTTCCTGCCCAGGCACGGGCGCGGGCACGACATCCCGCCGCACCGCATCGACTACCGGGCGAACCTCTGGGCCCTGCACTCCCTGGGCGTCCGCCAGGTGCTCGGCCCCTGCGCGGTCGGCGGCCTGCGCCCCGAGTACGGGCCGGGCACCCTGATCGTGCCGGACCAGTTCGTCGACCGCACCTCGGGCCGGGAGCAGACCTTCTACGACGGCGTCCCGCTCCCCGACGGCTCCGTCCCGGGCGTGGTGCACGCCCCGATGGCGGACCCGTACTGCCCGGCCGGCCGCGGCGCCGTCCTGTCGGCGGCCCGCGCCGCCGCCTGGGAGCCGGTGGACGGCGGCACCCTCGTGGTGATCGAGGGGCCGCGCTTCTCCACCCGCGCCGAGTCCCGCTGGTTCACCGCCAACGGCTGGTCCGCGGTCGGCATGACCGGCCACCCGGAGGCCGTCCTGGCCCGTGAACTCGCCCTCTGCTACACCTCCCTGAACCTGGTCACCGACCTGGACGCAGGCGTGGAGAGCGGCGCCGGGGTGACCCACGCCGAGGTGCTGGAGGTCTTCTCCCGCAACGTCGACCGGTTGCGCACCGTCCTCTTCAAGGCCCTCGAAGCCCTCCCGGCCGAGCGCACCTGCCCCTGCTCCCGCGCGCTCGACGGCTTCACCCCCGGCCTCCCCGGCGTCCCGGGCCTCCCCGGCGTCCCGGGCGACTGA
- a CDS encoding class I SAM-dependent methyltransferase, with translation MPKDSPAHGLSGVASTLLTPLYGRAHADRLLPGTDFRDPLAAAVLERTGFRAEEVLTDRSNAVGAIHRAIVFDALVRRFARLHPDGAVVSVGIGLCTRDARLADAVSEGVRWIGVDVPEVAELRRRLLPDSAVRLHAASITDPDWTEALAGEEGPALVVAEGVLMYLSDAEVSGFLADVHRRLGPGTGLLADFFHPWVARSGLHPISRATGARFRSGARGAAGLAAASPGWKAVAEHPVMERIGPAQRIAAAVLRVPMLGHRPYAVAELTAGGAPR, from the coding sequence ATGCCCAAGGACTCTCCGGCGCACGGCCTTTCGGGCGTGGCCAGTACGCTGCTCACCCCGCTCTACGGTCGCGCGCACGCCGACCGGCTGCTCCCCGGCACCGACTTCCGGGACCCGCTGGCGGCCGCCGTGCTCGAACGGACCGGGTTCCGGGCCGAGGAGGTGCTGACCGACCGCTCCAACGCCGTCGGCGCGATCCACCGCGCGATCGTCTTCGACGCCCTGGTGCGCAGGTTCGCCCGGCTCCACCCCGACGGCGCCGTCGTCTCCGTCGGCATCGGCCTCTGCACCCGGGACGCCCGCCTCGCGGACGCCGTGTCCGAGGGCGTGCGGTGGATCGGCGTCGACGTGCCGGAGGTCGCCGAACTGCGGCGGCGGCTGCTGCCGGACAGCGCCGTCCGGCTGCACGCGGCGTCGATCACCGACCCGGACTGGACCGAGGCCCTGGCGGGCGAGGAGGGCCCGGCCCTGGTGGTCGCGGAGGGCGTGCTCATGTACCTCTCCGACGCCGAGGTGTCCGGCTTCCTCGCCGACGTCCACCGGAGACTCGGGCCCGGCACCGGCCTGCTGGCCGACTTCTTCCACCCCTGGGTGGCCCGCAGCGGCCTCCACCCGATCTCCCGGGCCACCGGAGCCCGGTTCCGCTCGGGTGCGCGCGGCGCCGCCGGGCTCGCCGCGGCCTCGCCGGGCTGGAAGGCCGTCGCCGAGCACCCGGTCATGGAGCGGATCGGCCCCGCCCAGCGCATCGCCGCAGCCGTGCTGCGCGTTCCGATGCTCGGACACCGGCCCTACGCCGTGGCCGAGTTGACCGCGGGCGGCGCACCCCGCTGA